Proteins co-encoded in one Acidisarcina sp. genomic window:
- a CDS encoding ABC transporter ATP-binding protein — protein MKPINLFGENKHLAALVRRYFWTASVVTFLAMVIGVLEGFGVSLLIPLLSTFGNSFIPSKGGVGALAFLGRFAQGYGRNERLLIVSAVILSCLLLKSALQVVSNTFASWVDGRVGHDIRCGLSARLQSVGYPFFLVQEPARLMNILGTESWKASDAVRLLLIRIGACAAALVFSVLLILVSWRLSIIVLAGGLIARYVQRRAESRLRELSKEKVSSNQVLADRMLFAIFGSRIIRLFNNQQAEHARFMASSDEVRRAILKSETLSNFQGPLLETMHGILFLAVVLIAVFNGMSLPVLIAFLVLMNRLQPHLRMVEHTGASFASAAGHFNEVEWLLDQKDNPTPTGKLAFPGLHKGIKFNNVTFEYPDRNEPALMEATFELRSGRSTALIGESGAGKSTVINLLCRLLEPVSGTIEVDGQPLSSINISDWLNAIAIAGQDVDLIDGTIAENIAYSRPKTDRAKIERAARYAKADFIDDMPQGLDTFVGPRGLSLSGGQRQRIGIARALARDPEILILDEATNALDYETENGIIKSLQELSESMTIIVVSHRVNTLVFCDNGIVLSRGRVIESGPLPSILSDRFMQPGTERDLIPE, from the coding sequence ATGAAGCCGATAAATCTTTTCGGGGAAAATAAGCATCTCGCCGCACTGGTGCGCCGCTACTTCTGGACGGCCTCCGTTGTCACGTTCCTGGCAATGGTGATCGGTGTCCTTGAGGGCTTTGGAGTAAGTCTTCTCATTCCGCTGCTTTCGACATTCGGCAATAGTTTCATACCATCCAAGGGCGGTGTGGGCGCCTTGGCTTTCCTCGGGCGCTTCGCACAAGGTTACGGCCGAAACGAACGATTGCTGATCGTTTCCGCGGTGATCCTGAGTTGTCTGCTGCTCAAGAGTGCTCTCCAGGTCGTGTCGAATACATTTGCTTCCTGGGTGGATGGGCGCGTTGGCCACGATATCCGTTGTGGGTTGTCTGCGCGCCTGCAGAGCGTTGGTTATCCCTTCTTCCTCGTCCAGGAACCTGCGCGACTGATGAATATTCTGGGTACGGAGTCCTGGAAGGCTTCCGACGCCGTGCGTCTCTTGCTCATCCGTATAGGAGCATGCGCCGCTGCCTTGGTTTTCAGTGTTCTGCTAATCCTCGTAAGCTGGCGGTTATCGATCATCGTGCTCGCGGGCGGCTTGATCGCGAGATATGTCCAGAGGCGGGCGGAGTCCAGGCTCCGTGAGCTTAGTAAAGAGAAAGTATCCTCGAACCAGGTTCTGGCGGATCGCATGCTGTTTGCGATCTTTGGATCCCGCATCATTCGGCTCTTCAACAATCAGCAAGCGGAGCACGCGCGCTTCATGGCCAGCTCAGACGAAGTACGTCGCGCCATTCTGAAATCGGAGACCTTGTCGAACTTTCAGGGGCCGCTGCTCGAAACAATGCACGGCATTCTCTTTCTGGCTGTGGTGCTGATTGCTGTGTTCAACGGTATGTCTCTCCCCGTATTGATCGCTTTCCTTGTATTGATGAATCGCTTACAGCCCCATCTCCGCATGGTGGAGCACACGGGGGCTTCTTTTGCTTCGGCTGCAGGTCACTTTAATGAAGTCGAATGGCTCCTCGATCAAAAAGACAACCCCACCCCGACAGGCAAGCTGGCGTTTCCAGGACTGCACAAAGGCATAAAGTTCAATAACGTCACCTTCGAATACCCTGACCGAAATGAGCCGGCGCTTATGGAGGCGACCTTTGAATTGCGCAGCGGCCGGTCTACGGCTCTCATTGGAGAGTCTGGCGCAGGTAAGTCGACCGTGATCAACCTTCTTTGCCGCCTGCTGGAGCCGGTCTCAGGGACGATCGAGGTTGACGGTCAGCCGCTTAGCAGTATCAATATCTCGGACTGGCTCAATGCTATTGCAATCGCTGGGCAGGATGTAGACCTCATCGACGGTACAATTGCGGAAAATATCGCCTATAGCAGGCCGAAGACCGATCGGGCAAAGATTGAGCGGGCTGCACGCTACGCCAAAGCGGATTTCATCGACGACATGCCTCAGGGGCTGGATACCTTCGTCGGTCCGCGCGGGCTGAGTTTGTCGGGCGGCCAAAGGCAGCGCATTGGCATAGCCCGGGCTCTCGCTCGGGATCCTGAAATATTGATACTCGATGAGGCGACCAATGCCTTGGACTACGAAACCGAGAATGGCATCATCAAATCATTGCAAGAGCTATCGGAATCCATGACAATCATCGTCGTAAGCCACAGAGTCAACACATTGGTCTTTTGCGACAATGGGATCGTGCTGAGTCGTGGTCGAGTGATAGAGTCAGGCCCTCTCCCGTCTATCCTCTCCGATCGTTTTATGCAGCCCGGTACAGAACGCGATCTTATTCCAGAGTGA